The Parus major isolate Abel chromosome Z, Parus_major1.1, whole genome shotgun sequence genome has a window encoding:
- the FREM1 gene encoding FRAS1-related extracellular matrix protein 1 isoform X6, protein MKPFEQSSLFLLLPVVFRVVCSSFISVNLGMKVMKGQSVFLSEEDLKFSIPREKDVCKVEVVINEPITQRVGKLTPQVFDCHFLPNEVKYTHNGCPILDEDMVMLRLYRFTETETFVETFTLHVQLLEPDCNIIKMRSHALEVPEYYGLSRVIDKNILTFDYDRKINLDCSISIISSETHLPAHGQLIAWKAQQEQFRGDQPRGFFPGTEHSLGQHCKNASCTLGPGVINNKKMSCEEFLGMGIQYQHLYPPSPDTDYIPVRLDLSDSRSKTLHKTEYAWLPVRIRGAVPNQIPKAAPMAKFILELDQFILTPITTTTIDAEDNETPKSLLIFNITKPPPQGFVTHLSDHTKPVGSFTWKDLSDMLIAYQPPNNSHTERRNYEVEFEVHDLYFERSLPITVHLSIRTTDTNAPRVSWNTGLNLLEGQSRPITWQHFQIVDNDDIQNVRLVTVDGLQHGRLSVRGQKGFMFTVSDIQAGVVHYHHDDSDSTKDFVVFRIFDGPHSIRHKFPINILPKDDSPPFLISNVVIEVHEGQIMLIQSSMLHASDMDSSDDYILFNITKPSQAGEIMKKPGPNLIGYSVNSFLQRDLFNGIIYYRHLGGEVFEDSLEFVLCDSHDPPNLSEPQVMMVHIIPVDDQLPREAPGATRHLVVKETEISHLTKKHLHFTDVEEQDRELTYNITTSPFFSCSHGYSDAGKLFMVDTIPKLVKDPAALALQSFTQHAVNYMKVAYMPPLQDIGPEPQQVQFIFSVSNQHGGTLYGICFNITILPVDNQAPEVFTTHLRVEEGGMTPITEGHILISDADTKREHLFLLLQRQPEHGVVELDDIPMNAGDRLSYEDMCTLAVRYRHDGSETLTDDVFFAATDGIHFVEFILQVKVLPVNDQLPVMQTGLVPVLHCLEGEAVVLSSQYIYATDADSDDMELMFVLARQPYHGVVRKAGIAVDRFSQADVVAGLVTYKHTSGEIGLTPSIEILTLIVSDGEAGLDVKDCCYDGPRSPPVSRDDPFPVYDLNITVLPVDNQPPSIATGASFVVEEGSSAALTTNHLFATDPDTTADDLEFVLVSPPQFGYIENILPSPGFEKSNMGISIVSFQLKHLKAMNINYVQARHLQMEPTEDKFVLYVTDGLHRSAEIPFFVLISPTNDEVPEFITRNITVQEGEMKELNLSVINAVDLDVPQDPLVFRVVQRPSYGFLINGVHGSDVLRYRDLINHDHHSHGLLVHDFSMELLRNGMKLMYMHDNSENLTDSFRIQLSDGKHKVLRTISVKVIPVNDEKPVLSKKNNIEVNVGDTKIISSAVLSAEDKDTPRERIYYLFERLPENGQLQLKVGPEWVTLRTGMKCTQEEVDMNLVRYVHTGAMGSKKKDRFTFYLWDGYNRSPAVDFYVNIKDLEKGDIVVFTKLLSVPKGDRSCITTDVLLALDGTDKPEELLYVITSPPQYGQIEYISYPGISITSFSQMDVARQIVCYVHKAKAAAREDTFSTW, encoded by the exons ATGAAGCCATTTGAGCAAAGCtcactgtttctgctgctgccagttgTGTTTAGAGTTGTGTGCTCCTCCTTTATTAGTGTGAACCTTGGGATGAAAGTGATGAAGGGACAGTCTGTCTTCCTGTCAGAGGAAGACCTCAAGTTTTCCATCCCCAGAGAGAAGGATGTCTGCAAAGTAGAAGTTGTGATTAATGAGCCAATAACACAGAGGGTTGGGAAACTTACTCCACAG GTTTTTGACTGTCACTTCCTTCCTAATGAAGTCAAATATACCCACAATGGATGTCCAATTTTAGATGAAGACATGGTCATGCTTAGGCTGTACAG GTTTACAGAAACGGAAACATTTGTAGAAACATTCACCCTTCATGTGCAGTTACTTGAGCCAGACTGTAACATCATAAAAATGCGCTCCCATGCTTTGGAGGTCCCTGAATACTATGGTCTGTCCAGGGTGATTGACAAGAATATCCTCACCTTTGATTATGACAGAAAGATAAACCTGGATTGCTCCATTTCCATAATCTCTTCAGAAACTCACCTGCCTGCTCACGGCCAGCTTATCGCCTGGAAAGCGCAGCAAGAGCAGTTTCGTGGAGATCAGCCACGGGGCTTCTTCCCTGGTACTG agcacagcctgggccAGCACTGCAAAAATGCGAGCTGTACACTGGGACCAGGAGTtattaacaacaaaaagatGAGCTGTGAAGAATTTCTGGGGATGGGAATTCAGTATCAACACCTCTACCCCCCCTCACCTGACACTGATTACATTCCCGTGAGGTTGGATCTCTCAGACAGCAGAAGCAAAACTCTGCACAAG ACAGAGTATGCATGGCTTCCTGTTCGGATTAGAGGTGCTGTTCCCAACCAAATACCCAAAGCTGCCCCAATGGCAAAGTTCATCCTGGAATTAGATCAATTTATTTTAACCCCTATTACAACCACAACCATTGATGCCGAAGACAATGAGACTCCAAAGTCCCTGCTTATATTCAACATTACCAAGCCACCTCCACAGGGCTTTGTCACTCACCTCTCTGACCACACAAAGCCTGTTGGCTCCTTCACGTGGAAGGATCTCAGTGACATGCTCATTGCTTATCAGCCTCCAAATAACAGCCACACGGAGAGGAGGAATTATGAG GTGGAATTTGAGGTGCATGACTTGTACTTCGAAAGGAGTTTACCAATCACTGTGCATCTTTCTATCAGAACAACAGATACAAATGCCCCTCGTGTTTCATGGAATACAG GCCTCAACCTCCTAGAGGGACAATCCCGACCCATCACATGGCAACACTTCCAAATTGTGGACAATGATGACATCCAAAACGTTCGCTTGGTCACAGTTGATGGCTTACAGCATGGGCGGCTGTCAGTGCGAG GACAGAAAGGATTCATGTTCACCGTCTCTGACATTCAGGCTGGAGTTGTTCATTACCATCACGATGACAGTGATTCTACTAAAGACTTTGTGGTATTTAGAATCTTTGATGGTCCCCACAGTATTCGACATAAGTTTCCAATAAATATCCTCCCAAAAGATGATAGCCCTCCATTTCTGATCAGCAATGTGGTCATTGAAGTTCACGAGGGACAGATAATGCTGATTCAGAGCTCCATGCTTCATGCTTCAGACATGGATTCCAGTGATGACTACATACTATTCAATATTACCAAGCCATCACAGGCTGGAGAAATCATGAAGAAACCAGGACCAAACTTAATAG GGTATTCTGTCAACAGTTTTCTTCAGAGGGATCTATTTAATGGAATAATTTATTATCGTCATTTGGGAGGAGAAGTGTTTGAAGATTCCCTTGAGTTTGTGCTATGTGATAGCCATGACCCTCCAAATCTCTCAGAGCCACAG GTGATGATGGTTCACATTATCCCTGTGGACGACCAGCTACCCAGAGAAGCTCCAGGAGCGACCCGTCACCTGGTTGTTAAGGAGACTGAGATTTCCCACCTAACTAAGAAACATCTCCACTTCACAGATGTGGAAGAGCAAGACAGGGAGCTCACATACAACATAACCACTTCcccatttttctcttgcagcCATGG CTACTCAGATGCTGGGAAACTATTTATGGTGGACACCATCCCCAAATTGGTCAAGGATCCTGCTGCTCTTGCACTGCAGTCATTTACTCAG CATGCTGTGAACTATATGAAAGTTGCTTACATGCCACCCCTGCAGGACATTGGACCTGAACCTCAGCAAGTCCAGTTTATCTTTTCTGTCAGCAATCAGCATGGAGGCACTTTGTATGGGATCTGCTTCAATATTACAATTCTTCCTGTGGACAATCAGGCCCCAGAG gtCTTTACAACCCATTTGAGAGTGGAAGAGGGTGGCATGACCCCTATTACAGAAGGACACATTCTCATCTCCGATGCAGACACAAAACGGGAGcatcttttcctgctcctgcagaggcAGCCAGAGCATGGGGTAGTGGAGCTGGATGACATTCCCATGAATGCAGGGGACAGGCTTTCCTATGAGGACATGTGCACCCTGGCAGTCAG ATATCGTCATGATGGCTCAGAGACTCTCACTGatgatgttttctttgcagCCACAGATGGCATCCATTTTGTAGAGTTCATCCTGCAGGTCAAG GTGCTGCCTGTGAATGATCAGCTACCTGTTATGCAAACAGGCCTTGTTCCCGTGCTCCACTGCCTGGAGGGTGAAGCAGTAGTCCTCTCCTCACAGTACATTTATGCCACAGACGCGGACAGCGATGACATGGAACTGATGTTCGTGCTGGCCCGCCAGCCCTACCACGGGGTAGTGAGGAAAGCTGGCATTGCCGTGGATCGTTTCTCCCAAGCCGATGTCGTCGCTGGTTTAGTCACGTACAAGCACACTA GTGGTGAGATTGGCCTGACTCCTTCCATTGAGATCTTAACCTTGATTGTCTCTGATGGTGAGGCTGGCCTAGATGTGAAAGACTGCTGTTATGATGGGCCTCGTTCTCCTCCAGTTTCACGTGATGATCCATTTCCTGTCTATGACCTTAACATCACTGTGCTTCCAGTGGACAACCAGCCTCCATCAATTGCAACTG GTGCAAGCTTTGTGGTGGAGGAGGGCTCCTCAGCAGCCCTTACTACCAATCACTTGTTTGCCACTGACCCTGACACCACTGCAGATGACTTAGAGTTTGTGTTGGTTTCTCCTCCCCAGTTTGGCTACATTGAAAATATACTGCCTTCTCCTGGGTTTGAGAAGAGCAACATGGGAATAAGCATAG tttcatttcagctgaagcACCTGAAAGCCATGAATATAAACTATGTTCAAGCTAGGCACTTGCAAATGGAGCCAACAGAAGACAAGTTTGTACTTTATGTCACTGATGGGTTACATAGATCAGCAGAGATCCCATTTTTTGTGCTAATCAGCCCAACCAATGATGAAGTTCCAGAATTCATAACCAGGAATATTACT GTTCAGGAAGGGGAGATGAAAGAGCTGAACCTGTCTGTTATCAATGCGGTTGATCTGGATGTGCCTCAAGACCCTCTGGTGTTCAGGGTTGTGCAGAGGCCCTCATACGGGTTCCTTATTAATGGTGTTCACGGCAGTGATGTTCTACGCTATAGAGACTTAATTAACCATGATCACCACAGCCATGGCTTGCTTGTTCATGACTTTTCCATGGAGCTACTGAGGAATG GAATGAAGCTGATGTACATGCATGACAACTCTGAAAACCTCACTGACAGCTTTAGAATTCAGCTATCAGATGGAAAACATAAAGTCCTCAGAACCATTTCAGTGAAAGTCATTCCAGTTAATGATGAGAAACCAGTGCTGAGCAA gaagaacaATATAGAGGTGAACGTAGGTgacactaaaataatttctagcgCTGTTCTGTCAGCAGAAGATAAAGATACCCCCAGGGAGAGAATTTACTACTTATTTGAAAGACTTCCAGAAAATGGTCAGCTTCAGCTCAAG GTAGGACCAGAGTGGGTGACTCTTCGAACAGGAATGAAGTGCACTCAGGAAGAGGTGGATATGAACCTTGTGAGATATGTCCACACTGGAGCTATGGGGTCCAAGAAAAAAGACAGGTTCACATTTTACCTCTGGGATGGGTACAACAGATCCCCAGCTGTGGACTTCTACGTAAATATCAAGGACTTGGAAAAGG GAGACATAGTGGTTTTTACGAAACTGTTAAGCGTGCCAAAAGGAGACCGCAGCTGCATTACAACTGATGTTCTCCTTGCACTGGATGGTACTGACAAGCCGGAGGAGCTCCTTTATGTGATTACCTCCCCACCCCAGTATGGACAAATAGAGTATATCAGCTATCCTGGCATCTCCATTACGAGCTTCAGTCAGATGGATGTAGCACGACAGATTGTCTGCTATGTTCACAAAGCCAAGGCAGCTGCTCGTGAAGATACATTCAG tacATGGTGA
- the FREM1 gene encoding FRAS1-related extracellular matrix protein 1 isoform X7: MKPFEQSSLFLLLPVVFRVVCSSFISVNLGMKVMKGQSVFLSEEDLKFSIPREKDVCKVEVVINEPITQRVGKLTPQVFDCHFLPNEVKYTHNGCPILDEDMVMLRLYRFTETETFVETFTLHVQLLEPDCNIIKMRSHALEVPEYYGLSRVIDKNILTFDYDRKINLDCSISIISSETHLPAHGQLIAWKAQQEQFRGDQPRGFFPGTEHSLGQHCKNASCTLGPGVINNKKMSCEEFLGMGIQYQHLYPPSPDTDYIPVRLDLSDSRSKTLHKTEYAWLPVRIRGAVPNQIPKAAPMAKFILELDQFILTPITTTTIDAEDNETPKSLLIFNITKPPPQGFVTHLSDHTKPVGSFTWKDLSDMLIAYQPPNNSHTERRNYEVEFEVHDLYFERSLPITVHLSIRTTDTNAPRVSWNTGLNLLEGQSRPITWQHFQIVDNDDIQNVRLVTVDGLQHGRLSVRGQKGFMFTVSDIQAGVVHYHHDDSDSTKDFVVFRIFDGPHSIRHKFPINILPKDDSPPFLISNVVIEVHEGQIMLIQSSMLHASDMDSSDDYILFNITKPSQAGEIMKKPGPNLIGYSVNSFLQRDLFNGIIYYRHLGGEVFEDSLEFVLCDSHDPPNLSEPQVMMVHIIPVDDQLPREAPGATRHLVVKETEISHLTKKHLHFTDVEEQDRELTYNITTSPFFSCSHGYSDAGKLFMVDTIPKLVKDPAALALQSFTQHAVNYMKVAYMPPLQDIGPEPQQVQFIFSVSNQHGGTLYGICFNITILPVDNQAPEVFTTHLRVEEGGMTPITEGHILISDADTKREHLFLLLQRQPEHGVVELDDIPMNAGDRLSYEDMCTLAVRYRHDGSETLTDDVFFAATDGIHFVEFILQVKVLPVNDQLPVMQTGLVPVLHCLEGEAVVLSSQYIYATDADSDDMELMFVLARQPYHGVVRKAGIAVDRFSQADVVAGLVTYKHTSGEIGLTPSIEILTLIVSDGEAGLDVKDCCYDGPRSPPVSRDDPFPVYDLNITVLPVDNQPPSIATGASFVVEEGSSAALTTNHLFATDPDTTADDLEFVLVSPPQFGYIENILPSPGFEKSNMGISIVSFQLKHLKAMNINYVQARHLQMEPTEDKFVLYVTDGLHRSAEIPFFVLISPTNDEVPEFITRNITVQEGEMKELNLSVINAVDLDVPQDPLVFRVVQRPSYGFLINGVHGSDVLRYRDLINHDHHSHGLLVHDFSMELLRNGMKLMYMHDNSENLTDSFRIQLSDGKHKVLRTISVKVIPVNDEKPVLSKKNNIEVNVGDTKIISSAVLSAEDKDTPRERIYYLFERLPENGQLQLKPYICWKKNSSYLLPFKTHCEERAYRRKAR, encoded by the exons ATGAAGCCATTTGAGCAAAGCtcactgtttctgctgctgccagttgTGTTTAGAGTTGTGTGCTCCTCCTTTATTAGTGTGAACCTTGGGATGAAAGTGATGAAGGGACAGTCTGTCTTCCTGTCAGAGGAAGACCTCAAGTTTTCCATCCCCAGAGAGAAGGATGTCTGCAAAGTAGAAGTTGTGATTAATGAGCCAATAACACAGAGGGTTGGGAAACTTACTCCACAG GTTTTTGACTGTCACTTCCTTCCTAATGAAGTCAAATATACCCACAATGGATGTCCAATTTTAGATGAAGACATGGTCATGCTTAGGCTGTACAG GTTTACAGAAACGGAAACATTTGTAGAAACATTCACCCTTCATGTGCAGTTACTTGAGCCAGACTGTAACATCATAAAAATGCGCTCCCATGCTTTGGAGGTCCCTGAATACTATGGTCTGTCCAGGGTGATTGACAAGAATATCCTCACCTTTGATTATGACAGAAAGATAAACCTGGATTGCTCCATTTCCATAATCTCTTCAGAAACTCACCTGCCTGCTCACGGCCAGCTTATCGCCTGGAAAGCGCAGCAAGAGCAGTTTCGTGGAGATCAGCCACGGGGCTTCTTCCCTGGTACTG agcacagcctgggccAGCACTGCAAAAATGCGAGCTGTACACTGGGACCAGGAGTtattaacaacaaaaagatGAGCTGTGAAGAATTTCTGGGGATGGGAATTCAGTATCAACACCTCTACCCCCCCTCACCTGACACTGATTACATTCCCGTGAGGTTGGATCTCTCAGACAGCAGAAGCAAAACTCTGCACAAG ACAGAGTATGCATGGCTTCCTGTTCGGATTAGAGGTGCTGTTCCCAACCAAATACCCAAAGCTGCCCCAATGGCAAAGTTCATCCTGGAATTAGATCAATTTATTTTAACCCCTATTACAACCACAACCATTGATGCCGAAGACAATGAGACTCCAAAGTCCCTGCTTATATTCAACATTACCAAGCCACCTCCACAGGGCTTTGTCACTCACCTCTCTGACCACACAAAGCCTGTTGGCTCCTTCACGTGGAAGGATCTCAGTGACATGCTCATTGCTTATCAGCCTCCAAATAACAGCCACACGGAGAGGAGGAATTATGAG GTGGAATTTGAGGTGCATGACTTGTACTTCGAAAGGAGTTTACCAATCACTGTGCATCTTTCTATCAGAACAACAGATACAAATGCCCCTCGTGTTTCATGGAATACAG GCCTCAACCTCCTAGAGGGACAATCCCGACCCATCACATGGCAACACTTCCAAATTGTGGACAATGATGACATCCAAAACGTTCGCTTGGTCACAGTTGATGGCTTACAGCATGGGCGGCTGTCAGTGCGAG GACAGAAAGGATTCATGTTCACCGTCTCTGACATTCAGGCTGGAGTTGTTCATTACCATCACGATGACAGTGATTCTACTAAAGACTTTGTGGTATTTAGAATCTTTGATGGTCCCCACAGTATTCGACATAAGTTTCCAATAAATATCCTCCCAAAAGATGATAGCCCTCCATTTCTGATCAGCAATGTGGTCATTGAAGTTCACGAGGGACAGATAATGCTGATTCAGAGCTCCATGCTTCATGCTTCAGACATGGATTCCAGTGATGACTACATACTATTCAATATTACCAAGCCATCACAGGCTGGAGAAATCATGAAGAAACCAGGACCAAACTTAATAG GGTATTCTGTCAACAGTTTTCTTCAGAGGGATCTATTTAATGGAATAATTTATTATCGTCATTTGGGAGGAGAAGTGTTTGAAGATTCCCTTGAGTTTGTGCTATGTGATAGCCATGACCCTCCAAATCTCTCAGAGCCACAG GTGATGATGGTTCACATTATCCCTGTGGACGACCAGCTACCCAGAGAAGCTCCAGGAGCGACCCGTCACCTGGTTGTTAAGGAGACTGAGATTTCCCACCTAACTAAGAAACATCTCCACTTCACAGATGTGGAAGAGCAAGACAGGGAGCTCACATACAACATAACCACTTCcccatttttctcttgcagcCATGG CTACTCAGATGCTGGGAAACTATTTATGGTGGACACCATCCCCAAATTGGTCAAGGATCCTGCTGCTCTTGCACTGCAGTCATTTACTCAG CATGCTGTGAACTATATGAAAGTTGCTTACATGCCACCCCTGCAGGACATTGGACCTGAACCTCAGCAAGTCCAGTTTATCTTTTCTGTCAGCAATCAGCATGGAGGCACTTTGTATGGGATCTGCTTCAATATTACAATTCTTCCTGTGGACAATCAGGCCCCAGAG gtCTTTACAACCCATTTGAGAGTGGAAGAGGGTGGCATGACCCCTATTACAGAAGGACACATTCTCATCTCCGATGCAGACACAAAACGGGAGcatcttttcctgctcctgcagaggcAGCCAGAGCATGGGGTAGTGGAGCTGGATGACATTCCCATGAATGCAGGGGACAGGCTTTCCTATGAGGACATGTGCACCCTGGCAGTCAG ATATCGTCATGATGGCTCAGAGACTCTCACTGatgatgttttctttgcagCCACAGATGGCATCCATTTTGTAGAGTTCATCCTGCAGGTCAAG GTGCTGCCTGTGAATGATCAGCTACCTGTTATGCAAACAGGCCTTGTTCCCGTGCTCCACTGCCTGGAGGGTGAAGCAGTAGTCCTCTCCTCACAGTACATTTATGCCACAGACGCGGACAGCGATGACATGGAACTGATGTTCGTGCTGGCCCGCCAGCCCTACCACGGGGTAGTGAGGAAAGCTGGCATTGCCGTGGATCGTTTCTCCCAAGCCGATGTCGTCGCTGGTTTAGTCACGTACAAGCACACTA GTGGTGAGATTGGCCTGACTCCTTCCATTGAGATCTTAACCTTGATTGTCTCTGATGGTGAGGCTGGCCTAGATGTGAAAGACTGCTGTTATGATGGGCCTCGTTCTCCTCCAGTTTCACGTGATGATCCATTTCCTGTCTATGACCTTAACATCACTGTGCTTCCAGTGGACAACCAGCCTCCATCAATTGCAACTG GTGCAAGCTTTGTGGTGGAGGAGGGCTCCTCAGCAGCCCTTACTACCAATCACTTGTTTGCCACTGACCCTGACACCACTGCAGATGACTTAGAGTTTGTGTTGGTTTCTCCTCCCCAGTTTGGCTACATTGAAAATATACTGCCTTCTCCTGGGTTTGAGAAGAGCAACATGGGAATAAGCATAG tttcatttcagctgaagcACCTGAAAGCCATGAATATAAACTATGTTCAAGCTAGGCACTTGCAAATGGAGCCAACAGAAGACAAGTTTGTACTTTATGTCACTGATGGGTTACATAGATCAGCAGAGATCCCATTTTTTGTGCTAATCAGCCCAACCAATGATGAAGTTCCAGAATTCATAACCAGGAATATTACT GTTCAGGAAGGGGAGATGAAAGAGCTGAACCTGTCTGTTATCAATGCGGTTGATCTGGATGTGCCTCAAGACCCTCTGGTGTTCAGGGTTGTGCAGAGGCCCTCATACGGGTTCCTTATTAATGGTGTTCACGGCAGTGATGTTCTACGCTATAGAGACTTAATTAACCATGATCACCACAGCCATGGCTTGCTTGTTCATGACTTTTCCATGGAGCTACTGAGGAATG GAATGAAGCTGATGTACATGCATGACAACTCTGAAAACCTCACTGACAGCTTTAGAATTCAGCTATCAGATGGAAAACATAAAGTCCTCAGAACCATTTCAGTGAAAGTCATTCCAGTTAATGATGAGAAACCAGTGCTGAGCAA gaagaacaATATAGAGGTGAACGTAGGTgacactaaaataatttctagcgCTGTTCTGTCAGCAGAAGATAAAGATACCCCCAGGGAGAGAATTTACTACTTATTTGAAAGACTTCCAGAAAATGGTCAGCTTCAGCTCAAG CCTTAtatctgctggaaaaaaaactccagTTATTTGCTGCCTTTCAAAACACACTGTGAGGAAAGAGCCTATAGAAGGAAAGCCAG GTAG